Within Bacteroidota bacterium, the genomic segment AAGGTTTTCGCAACCCTTCATGAAAATGCCGCCGAAGATGAAAGTGAAAGCAGCCTGTTTCATCGCCGCAGTGGAAGATCCCCAAACCCAGCCAGTTTTATAATAGTTGACAAAGAACACAATTAACCCCATCACCACAGCTCCTGCCATGCCCATGCGGATATCAATGACTTTTTGGAAAAACCGTCGGATTATTCCACCTGCCTCCTTGTTGATATTGAATTGAGGTTTCAATTATTATCGTGATCCTTAGAGAATGCAAATATTGAAATTATTTCTTTACTATATTACTGAAATTCTTTGACTGCAACCAATAGAATTGATATCAAAAATTTATATTTGCTTTTAATACTTTCATAGCATGCAGGAAAACATACGCTGTACCTGGCCGGGAAACGATCCATTGTACATTCATTACCACGATACCGAATGGGGAGTACCTGTATATGATGATCCCAAACTATTTGAATTCCTGATTCTGGAAACATTCCAGGCTGGATTAAGCTGGCTGACTTTGCATGCACATATGCAGGCAACAGGAATGGTAAATGATCATTTGCTGGGATGTTTCCGCTACGAGGAAATTAAACAAACCTCCCGGACATGAAAATGCCTCAATGGTAGCTGAACCACTGAGGCATTTTTCTATAAAATTTACTATACGTTATAAAACCACTACCTTTTTCCGGATCACGTAATTATCGTTTGTGACTACATTCAGGATGTAGATTCCTTTAGGCAGCCCGGAGAGGTCGAGAATATTATCATTAAAATTCTCTTTACTGATCATAAGTTTGCCGTCGGTTGAAAAGACATTAACCTGGGCATTACTGATACCGCTTATATGAACAATATCCCTGACCGGGTTCGGGTAGATATGCACAAAAGGTCTGGGTGTTTCCCCTATGCTTGTAGCAATGGTGTAATTAATGGTATATAATTCCGTATTCAGTCTGTTTTCGGCATAGACCTCTATGGTTGAAGTACCGGGGACAATAAAAGCGCGGTTTATCACCGGGAGAGCGCCATCGTTCATGGTCTCGACAGTAACCATAGGCTCTTCCACGGTGCCTTCGGGCAATGCAACATTATATTCGAAGACATCGGGGTCGAAGCCTTCCAGGGGTTCGCCATCCAGGAAGATAGCATCCAATCTGGCTTCATCGGAATAGTTGGCATCCATTAACCCGTATTCGGCCTGCAATATTTCACGGGATGACTGGTCCTGAATGATAACGGCTATCATAAGATCTCCCATCTGTTCAACATGGGTCTGAGCCATATCATAGGTATAGGTAAGGCTGACAGCTTCCCCTTCATTAAGGGTAACATTGGCTCCATTGGCATCGGGAAGCATTTTCATCATAACATGGTGGAACTCGGTTTCTCCGTTTGAACCGACATTTCCTGTTGTCTTTTTCTCAAAAACCACATTATGAACCCTTTTCGTTCCATAATCGGCCCAGGGAAGGATATTGGTTGTAACGTTAATGATAGTTCCCGTAATTGTAAAGGAAGAAGCAATATCCAGGTATGATGTAAGCGGGGAAGCATTATTAAAAAACGTCTGCACCGAGCTGACATTGGTAGATACGCGGGATCCGTTCCCAAAGAGGTCGGGAACATACGTGACGCCATAATAGTTCCTGCGAGTACCGCCTTCAGCAGTAAAATAAGGATCACCGGAGCCCGGCCAGTTCATCTGGTATTTTACCAGCACAATTTCATCCTCATGCTGCTGGCACCAGGGTACGAAAGAAGTATTAAAGGTGGCACAAGGGCCGCAGGTGGAACTGGTAAACTCCTCCAGGGTTGGTATCCTGGGAAGTATATTGGCGTAATATGCGACGGTTTTAGTAAGCGTATCATTGGCCGGATCCTGGTCCTGAATTCCATTCACCGTGTTGATCCACACTTTGAGTGGATGATAACCAAAAGCGGAGATCCACATACCGTCAAAATCAAACTGGTAGCTTTCCAGCAAATTGACAGCCAGTCCGCTGAAAGTGGAATCGAAGATACTTCCGGTATAGGATTGCCAGGAAATATTAACCTCATTGATAACGGTATTTCCCAGGTTAGTTATAACCCCTGAAACCGGCACAGGCCCTGTAATGGTCGAGGGTACCAGGATGGATGTCATCTTGCAATCCAATCCTGAAGGGCTT encodes:
- a CDS encoding DNA-3-methyladenine glycosylase I codes for the protein MQENIRCTWPGNDPLYIHYHDTEWGVPVYDDPKLFEFLILETFQAGLSWLTLHAHMQATGMVNDHLLGCFRYEEIKQTSRT
- a CDS encoding T9SS type A sorting domain-containing protein, yielding MKKFYITIVAIMLCPLIFGQTFIFEDFSSGTMPPPGWTSLPIGSQWSSSNTDHAGGVAPEAKYSNGSGTGTARLMSPVVDLTGIDTVILVFKHYHQGMVGGPKIGVATRGGSQWLNVWEVTPNGNLGPEEKQLVLTGGDVGKPNFQLSFYVTGNLANITAWYIDDVIMKSPSGLDCKMTSILVPSTITGPVPVSGVITNLGNTVINEVNISWQSYTGSIFDSTFSGLAVNLLESYQFDFDGMWISAFGYHPLKVWINTVNGIQDQDPANDTLTKTVAYYANILPRIPTLEEFTSSTCGPCATFNTSFVPWCQQHEDEIVLVKYQMNWPGSGDPYFTAEGGTRRNYYGVTYVPDLFGNGSRVSTNVSSVQTFFNNASPLTSYLDIASSFTITGTIINVTTNILPWADYGTKRVHNVVFEKKTTGNVGSNGETEFHHVMMKMLPDANGANVTLNEGEAVSLTYTYDMAQTHVEQMGDLMIAVIIQDQSSREILQAEYGLMDANYSDEARLDAIFLDGEPLEGFDPDVFEYNVALPEGTVEEPMVTVETMNDGALPVINRAFIVPGTSTIEVYAENRLNTELYTINYTIATSIGETPRPFVHIYPNPVRDIVHISGISNAQVNVFSTDGKLMISKENFNDNILDLSGLPKGIYILNVVTNDNYVIRKKVVVL